A DNA window from Borrelia sp. HM contains the following coding sequences:
- a CDS encoding FAD-binding oxidoreductase has protein sequence MEYEFAVIGGGIAGSTLTYEILQRKKSVILFDNGKDKATTTAGGLINPIMGRKMNIAWREPEIFTFAIQYYKEIEQNINCNFLKENLIFRPFTTKTQKEELNSKIKNDENIKNFIVKIKNKKVYDFSNDNDGGILIKGAILNTNLYIQKLKKYFINHNTYIEAEINEDQIKANDNFFIINGLKFKKLIFTKGYKEKIKGFFSYLPFRLAKGEMLIIELKELNLKEIYNRHVSLIPLQDSKFYLGGTYEWKNLNTSTNEWAKKELLDKFEKITNLKNYKIIQHKAHIRPSTLDLEPFLGEHPKYKNKFILNGFGTRGISMAAYLSKKILDYIENKTNLPTHYDIKRYENFHNSIK, from the coding sequence ATGGAATACGAATTCGCTGTTATTGGAGGTGGAATTGCTGGGAGTACTTTAACTTATGAAATACTACAAAGAAAAAAAAGTGTAATTCTTTTTGACAATGGAAAAGACAAGGCAACAACCACAGCAGGAGGGCTTATTAACCCTATTATGGGAAGAAAAATGAATATTGCTTGGAGAGAACCTGAAATTTTCACATTTGCAATTCAATATTATAAAGAGATAGAGCAAAATATTAACTGTAATTTTTTAAAAGAAAATCTTATTTTTAGACCATTTACTACAAAAACACAAAAAGAAGAATTAAACTCAAAAATCAAAAATGATGAAAATATAAAAAATTTTATTGTAAAAATTAAAAATAAGAAAGTATATGATTTTTCTAATGACAATGATGGAGGCATACTAATAAAAGGAGCAATCCTAAACACCAATTTATATATACAAAAACTTAAAAAGTACTTCATAAACCATAATACATATATAGAAGCAGAAATCAATGAAGATCAAATTAAAGCAAATGATAATTTCTTTATAATAAATGGACTTAAATTCAAAAAATTAATCTTCACAAAAGGATATAAAGAAAAAATAAAAGGATTTTTTTCATATCTTCCATTCAGACTAGCAAAAGGAGAAATGCTTATAATAGAACTTAAAGAATTAAATCTTAAAGAGATTTATAATAGACACGTATCATTAATACCTTTGCAAGACAGCAAATTTTATCTTGGTGGAACTTATGAATGGAAAAATTTAAACACAAGCACAAATGAATGGGCAAAAAAAGAATTACTAGACAAGTTTGAAAAAATTACAAACCTAAAAAATTATAAAATAATCCAACATAAAGCTCATATTAGACCTTCCACACTGGATCTAGAACCTTTTCTTGGTGAACATCCAAAATACAAAAATAAATTTATATTAAATGGATTTGGCACAAGAGGAATATCAATGGCAGCATACTTATCTAAAAAAATTCTAGATTATATTGAGAATAAAACAAATCTTCCAACACATTATGATATAAAAAGATATGAAAATTTTCATAATTCTATAAAATAG
- a CDS encoding ATP-dependent Clp protease proteolytic subunit — MDFKDMNMQIGIQQQSLEVILKSRSIVITGEINKETSRLFQEKILFLEASDGDKPIFVYIDSEGGDIDAGFAIFNMIRFVRAKVFTIGVGLVASAGALIFLGADSKSRFSLPYARYLLHQPLSGFKGFATDIEIYTNELNKIKSELNLIISKETGQKLDKVEKDTDRDFWLDSKSAIKYGLVFKIITTRLEFEKFIS; from the coding sequence ATGGATTTTAAAGACATGAATATGCAAATAGGAATTCAGCAGCAATCACTAGAGGTTATATTAAAGAGCAGATCAATAGTGATTACTGGAGAGATTAATAAAGAGACCTCTAGGTTGTTTCAGGAAAAAATATTATTTTTAGAAGCATCAGATGGCGATAAACCTATATTTGTTTATATTGATTCAGAAGGTGGTGATATTGATGCTGGATTTGCTATTTTTAATATGATACGTTTTGTAAGAGCTAAAGTTTTTACAATTGGAGTTGGGCTTGTAGCAAGTGCTGGTGCTCTAATTTTTTTGGGTGCAGATTCAAAGAGTAGGTTTTCTCTGCCTTATGCTAGGTATTTGTTACATCAACCTTTAAGTGGTTTTAAGGGATTTGCGACAGATATTGAGATTTATACAAATGAACTTAATAAGATTAAGAGTGAACTTAATCTTATAATTTCAAAAGAAACAGGACAGAAGCTTGATAAGGTTGAAAAAGATACCGATAGGGATTTTTGGTTAGATAGTAAGTCTGCAATAAAATATGGTCTTGTTTTTAAAATTATTACAACTAGACTTGAATTTGAAAAATTTATTTCTTAG
- a CDS encoding nucleoside triphosphate pyrophosphohydrolase family protein produces the protein MELNEYQAKAKQTAKYKNKKEELILTTLGLAGETGEVVEKIKKLGRDKDYILDQEYLLSIKKELGDVLWYISNLSNNLGITLEDVAITNLEKLKKRYDNGTINGEGDER, from the coding sequence ATGGAATTAAATGAATATCAAGCAAAAGCCAAACAAACTGCTAAATATAAAAATAAAAAGGAAGAACTAATCTTAACAACTCTTGGTCTTGCTGGAGAGACAGGTGAAGTTGTAGAGAAAATAAAAAAATTAGGTCGTGATAAAGATTATATACTTGATCAAGAATATTTATTGTCAATTAAGAAAGAACTTGGTGATGTACTATGGTATATTTCAAACTTAAGTAATAATCTTGGCATCACACTTGAGGATGTTGCTATTACAAATTTAGAAAAATTAAAAAAAAGGTATGATAATGGCACAATAAATGGCGAAGGCGACGAAAGATAA
- a CDS encoding M23 family metallopeptidase — protein sequence MSKFAIFWDLFFCFFLQLDFIYSYPEIKSFSNKDPIFSDLRRKIAKYNKRENVPLFIYSYTVKKSDTFFKIANKVNGWQASISTINLLNTPLLKAGKRILIPTKKGIFILNNKEYRFNSLLLATRDLTKAEKIKVKRDNTIYEFYFFDSVNQPELSFLSSTEMLFFLNSDFIFPLKTFTISSDFGFRSDPFTGRGSFHTGIDLAAPMNSLVFCTSYGVVVEVGYNDIYGNFVVIEHKNRVKSLYGHLSSYIVSKGDILKVGEFIGRVGQTGRSTGPHLHFEILKKDLPVNPFQIVK from the coding sequence ATGAGTAAATTTGCTATTTTTTGGGATTTGTTTTTTTGTTTTTTTTTACAGCTTGATTTTATATATTCTTATCCTGAGATAAAAAGTTTTTCAAATAAAGATCCTATTTTTTCTGATCTTAGGAGAAAAATTGCTAAATATAATAAAAGGGAAAATGTTCCCTTATTTATTTATTCATATACAGTTAAAAAAAGTGATACTTTTTTTAAGATTGCAAATAAGGTAAATGGTTGGCAAGCTAGTATTTCGACAATTAATTTATTAAATACTCCTCTACTAAAGGCAGGAAAAAGAATCTTAATTCCTACTAAAAAAGGTATTTTCATTTTAAATAACAAAGAATATAGATTTAATAGTTTACTCTTAGCAACAAGAGATTTAACAAAAGCAGAAAAGATAAAGGTTAAAAGGGATAATACGATTTATGAATTTTATTTTTTTGATTCTGTTAATCAGCCAGAGTTAAGCTTTTTATCAAGTACAGAGATGCTTTTCTTTTTAAATTCTGATTTTATTTTTCCTTTAAAGACATTTACTATTAGTTCTGATTTTGGATTTAGATCAGACCCTTTTACTGGCAGAGGAAGTTTTCATACAGGCATAGATCTTGCAGCACCAATGAATTCCTTGGTTTTTTGTACATCTTATGGAGTTGTAGTTGAGGTTGGCTATAATGATATTTATGGCAATTTTGTTGTAATTGAACATAAAAATAGGGTTAAATCTCTTTATGGACATCTTAGTTCTTATATTGTAAGTAAGGGAGATATTCTAAAGGTAGGTGAATTTATTGGCAGAGTAGGTCAAACTGGTCGTTCAACAGGTCCTCATTTGCATTTTGAAATATTGAAAAAAGATTTGCCTGTTAATCCCTTTCAAATTGTAAAATAG
- a CDS encoding sigma-54 dependent transcriptional regulator, translating to MSKLLVTDDEKNIREGIATYLEEEGYFVFTTSNGKDALKIIKNEKIDAIISDLRMPQISGEELLRIVKDKKPNIPFIILTAHGTVDSAVDAMREGAYDFLTKPVDLERLLLIIKRALNDKNNKIHEKISQKNVIIRKDLSYYEQIFGKSLIMQKTLELVNKIAKSKASVLITGESGVGKEVIADAIFDLSNRNDKPFIKVNCAALSERVLESELFGHEKGAFTGAISQKKGRFELANKGTIFLDEIVEISPEVQAKLLMVLQNKTFERVGGETTIQVDIRLLTATNKNIEEEIKKGRFREDLFYRLNIININIPPLRERKDDIPDLIRILIKSVANENNREEKILSNDALKTLYAYDWPGNIRELKNVLESALILSKGKQIVKDDLPLKIRGNTNQIVKITLPIGISLKEAEKAIIKQTLLHSKNNKSKCAEILKIGRKTLHNKIIEYDIK from the coding sequence ATGAGTAAATTACTAGTAACAGATGATGAAAAAAATATAAGAGAAGGAATAGCAACTTATCTTGAAGAGGAAGGTTACTTTGTATTTACTACTAGTAATGGAAAAGATGCTCTTAAAATAATTAAAAATGAAAAAATTGATGCTATAATATCTGATCTTAGAATGCCTCAAATATCAGGAGAGGAACTATTAAGAATAGTAAAAGATAAAAAACCAAATATACCTTTTATTATTCTTACAGCCCATGGAACTGTTGATTCAGCCGTTGATGCCATGAGAGAAGGTGCTTACGACTTTTTAACAAAACCTGTTGATCTTGAAAGATTGCTACTCATCATAAAAAGAGCCTTAAATGATAAAAATAATAAAATACACGAAAAAATATCCCAAAAAAATGTCATAATCCGAAAGGATCTAAGCTATTATGAACAAATATTTGGAAAATCACTTATAATGCAGAAAACCTTAGAACTTGTAAATAAAATTGCGAAATCAAAAGCATCTGTATTAATAACTGGAGAGAGCGGAGTTGGAAAAGAAGTAATAGCAGACGCCATCTTCGACCTATCAAATAGAAATGATAAACCTTTTATTAAAGTTAACTGTGCTGCACTCTCTGAGAGAGTACTTGAAAGCGAACTGTTTGGACATGAAAAAGGAGCATTCACAGGTGCAATATCTCAAAAAAAAGGCAGATTTGAATTAGCAAATAAAGGAACAATCTTTTTAGATGAAATAGTAGAAATATCACCTGAAGTTCAAGCAAAACTACTAATGGTACTTCAAAATAAGACATTTGAACGAGTAGGAGGAGAAACTACTATTCAAGTTGACATTAGATTACTAACAGCAACAAATAAAAATATTGAAGAAGAGATTAAAAAAGGAAGATTTAGAGAAGACTTATTTTATAGACTTAACATCATAAACATAAATATCCCACCGTTAAGAGAAAGAAAAGATGACATACCAGATCTAATAAGAATACTGATTAAAAGTGTTGCAAATGAAAACAATAGAGAAGAGAAAATTCTCTCTAATGATGCACTAAAAACTCTTTACGCATATGATTGGCCAGGAAATATTAGAGAACTAAAAAACGTGCTAGAAAGTGCCTTAATATTATCTAAAGGAAAGCAAATTGTAAAAGATGATCTACCTCTAAAAATTAGAGGTAATACAAATCAAATAGTAAAGATAACACTACCAATAGGCATAAGTTTAAAAGAAGCAGAAAAAGCAATCATTAAGCAAACTCTTTTACACTCTAAGAATAATAAAAGCAAGTGTGCCGAAATTCTTAAAATAGGAAGGAAAACTTTACACAATAAAATAATAGAATATGATATAAAATAA
- a CDS encoding ATP-binding protein, with protein MSKFVKKTLSKLNKLSSDQKLKFIQDIYKKIEIYDGIFASINEGILVLDKLNNIIYLNKMLFQILVISPKYKLETLKDIQIPTLTNLIEELANNEDKIIGFEVQISTNIYIKISFMPYVKDQKLEGNIILIEDIKEKKHKEELFRRAEALAAFTRHARNIAHEIKNPLGAIDINLQLLKKEIDRQNIKSTKANNYFEIIKEEINRMDKTVTDFLLTVRPIKIMPKKKDITEIIKSVYNLLNPELKNKEIKLSLSLKKVSPVLIDEKLIRQVIINIIKNAEEALLEANKRIKKIEISIQESENKIYINIKDNGNGIKNETKDDIFKPQFSTKECGSGIGLTISYKIVKEHGGEIFMESKELKGTLFTITLPKLNTDKILIEGCLENE; from the coding sequence ATGAGCAAATTCGTCAAAAAAACACTCTCTAAATTAAATAAATTATCAAGTGATCAAAAACTTAAATTTATTCAGGACATCTATAAAAAAATAGAAATATATGATGGAATATTTGCATCTATTAATGAAGGAATCTTAGTACTTGATAAGCTTAATAATATAATCTACTTAAATAAAATGCTATTTCAAATTTTAGTAATAAGTCCTAAATATAAACTAGAAACACTTAAAGATATTCAAATCCCAACTTTAACAAATCTAATAGAAGAACTAGCAAACAATGAAGACAAAATAATAGGATTTGAAGTGCAAATTTCAACAAATATATACATTAAAATATCATTTATGCCATATGTCAAAGATCAAAAACTTGAAGGAAATATTATCTTAATTGAGGATATCAAAGAAAAAAAACATAAAGAAGAACTTTTCAGAAGAGCTGAAGCTTTAGCCGCTTTTACAAGACATGCAAGAAATATTGCTCATGAGATTAAAAATCCACTAGGCGCAATTGACATAAATTTACAACTATTAAAAAAAGAAATAGACAGACAAAATATCAAAAGTACAAAAGCAAATAATTATTTTGAGATAATAAAAGAAGAAATAAATAGAATGGATAAAACTGTAACAGATTTTTTATTGACAGTTAGACCAATAAAAATAATGCCCAAAAAGAAAGATATTACAGAAATTATAAAAAGTGTTTATAATCTATTAAATCCAGAATTAAAAAATAAAGAGATTAAATTGTCATTGTCTTTAAAAAAAGTAAGTCCAGTTTTAATTGATGAAAAACTCATCAGACAAGTAATAATCAATATAATAAAAAATGCAGAAGAAGCATTACTTGAAGCAAATAAAAGAATAAAAAAAATAGAAATTTCCATCCAAGAAAGCGAAAATAAAATATATATCAATATTAAAGACAATGGAAATGGAATAAAGAATGAAACAAAAGATGATATATTTAAGCCTCAATTTAGTACAAAAGAATGTGGAAGCGGCATAGGACTTACTATATCTTATAAAATAGTTAAAGAACATGGAGGTGAAATTTTTATGGAAAGTAAAGAACTCAAAGGAACGTTATTTACAATTACACTTCCTAAATTAAACACAGACAAAATTCTAATTGAAGGATGTTTAGAAAATGAGTAA